A region from the Methylocella sp. genome encodes:
- a CDS encoding site-specific integrase, translating to MRAKMLTALVVKNTQPDPLRRLEIPDAGCRGLLLLVHPSGKKSWIMRFRGSDQKMAKLTLGPVDLGPGVAEPKIGGPLTLATARKLAAEVQHKRAQGLDPVREKRQARAAAGSAHTAEAASSFGVLARLFIQDYARPRNRRWEQTAKLLGLDANLAPIPDGLAERWASKPVSDITKRDIIALLDECRFNTFPGAIRQRPGGMVSDGMSRTMFAVLSTFFKWLAGSDLVERSPMAGLSRPPAPASRDRFLSDQEIRAFWTACGEIGEPFGPALKLLLLTGQRLNEIAGMRWPEIEDDGATLRLSRERTKKDRAHFVPLGPMAREIIGSVSRKAGSPYVFTSNGRVAIAGFANIKRLLDASMGASDWRLHDLRRTFAERMGKIGVAIHVTEKILNHVSGTMGSIVGVYQRYNYADERRAALEAYEAYLRTVLEPGQARERAAA from the coding sequence GTGCGCGCGAAGATGCTGACGGCCCTGGTCGTCAAGAACACCCAGCCCGACCCCCTGAGGCGGCTCGAGATCCCCGACGCAGGCTGCCGAGGGCTGCTGCTCCTGGTCCACCCGAGCGGCAAGAAATCCTGGATCATGCGATTTCGGGGTTCCGACCAAAAGATGGCGAAGCTGACGCTCGGGCCGGTCGACCTCGGGCCGGGGGTGGCCGAGCCCAAGATTGGCGGACCGCTGACGCTGGCGACGGCCCGCAAGCTCGCGGCCGAAGTGCAGCACAAGCGGGCGCAGGGCCTGGACCCCGTCCGCGAGAAGCGCCAGGCGCGCGCGGCTGCCGGGTCGGCCCACACCGCGGAGGCGGCCAGCAGCTTCGGCGTCCTCGCCCGGCTCTTTATTCAGGATTATGCCCGACCGCGAAATCGGCGCTGGGAGCAGACCGCCAAGCTCCTCGGCCTGGACGCGAACCTCGCTCCGATCCCGGATGGGCTCGCCGAGCGCTGGGCCTCCAAGCCGGTCTCCGACATCACCAAGCGCGACATCATAGCGCTGCTCGACGAGTGCCGATTTAACACGTTCCCCGGCGCGATTCGGCAGAGGCCGGGGGGCATGGTCTCCGATGGCATGAGCCGGACCATGTTCGCCGTGCTCTCGACGTTCTTTAAATGGCTCGCGGGCAGCGACCTCGTGGAGCGCTCTCCGATGGCTGGTCTGTCGCGTCCCCCGGCTCCGGCATCGCGGGACAGGTTCCTCAGCGACCAAGAGATTCGGGCATTCTGGACCGCCTGCGGAGAGATCGGCGAGCCCTTCGGCCCCGCCCTGAAGCTGCTACTTTTGACGGGGCAGCGGCTAAACGAGATTGCCGGAATGCGGTGGCCGGAGATCGAAGACGACGGCGCGACGCTCCGTCTCTCGAGGGAAAGAACGAAGAAGGACCGCGCGCACTTCGTCCCTCTCGGCCCGATGGCGCGAGAGATCATTGGCTCCGTGAGCCGCAAGGCGGGGAGCCCATACGTCTTTACGTCGAACGGTCGCGTGGCGATCGCCGGCTTCGCGAACATCAAGCGGCTGCTCGACGCCTCGATGGGCGCGTCGGACTGGCGGCTGCACGATCTGCGACGGACCTTCGCCGAGAGGATGGGGAAGATCGGGGTGGCGATCCACGTCACCGAGAAGATCCTCAACCACGTCTCCGGGACCATGGGAAGCATCGTCGGGGTTTATCAGCGCTACAACTACGCAGACGAGCGGCGGGCTGCGCTGGAGGCCTACGAGGCCTATCTGCGGACCGTGCTGGAGCCGGGGCAGGCGAGGGAGAGGGCTGCGGCTTAG